A window of Candidatus Woesearchaeota archaeon genomic DNA:
ATCTTTGCTCACCTACAGGAATTTCCTGAGCTCCCTGCTCTTCTCCATTGCCAGGGTTATCATTGCATCAACATCCTTGTCTGTAATCGGCATGTCGCCGCCCTTTTGCATGGCGCAAACGATATTTTTTTCAGTCAAGGCAACAGTCAGCCTTGCATCCACCGATCTCTCCTCTTCTGTGCTTGGGTCAACCAGCAGGTGGTTCCCAATCTTGGAAACTGTCACTGAGACCGGGGTTATCTTCATTGGAAGAGTCTTGGTTGTCAGCTTCTTGTAATTGACCTTGTCGCCGTCCAATTCCGGGAACTTGACTTCCTGGAGGGCTGCTATGGCTGCCAGCGCTGATGCGTCCAGCAAGTTGCCCTCATCATTGATTGAGACAATGTCTATATTTGCGCCCCAAACCTTCTCTCCCGGCGCAACAGCCAGCTTCTTGAGGTCGACTGATTTTGACTCCCTTATGCCCCTGTCCACGACCCTGGCCAGCTCAATTGCCTGTATGCCTGGCGGGCCGAGCTCAAATTCCGGGTTTGACATTGGCAGCAGTTCTGCGCCAACCATCAGCATTCCTTCGTCAGGAGTGTCCGGGAAAGGCTTCTCAAGGCTCATCTTGACCCCTGCAATAACCTCTGTGTTCCCAATCTTGACCCTTGCCGAGCCCTCTGCATTCTTGACAACATTCTTCTCCACAACAATTGCCCTGTAATCAGTCAATTTTCTGCCGTCATACCTTAAGTTAAGGTTTAGGCTTTCCAAAATATGCTTTTTTTCATCACTCATCTGAACCACCATTCTGATACTTCTCCTTAAGTGCCTGCCTTTGGACTGCATTTATGTCCTTGCAGACCTTTTTGGCATATTGTATCCCCTGCATCAACTCTTCCTTTGTGATTTCCCCGTCCATCTGGAGCAGGGTTATCTGCTCTGTCCTTGGCATCATTGCAACAGGGACATCCGCAACAGGGCCATCCTCATAGGCTTCCTCATCATAATTCAGGTCAACAACAATCTTGTCATCAACCCTTCCGACTGACACTGCAGCCACCATGTCCTTCATGGTTATGCCCGCGTCAGCAAGCGCAATTGAGGCTGCGCAAATTCCAGCGCATCTTGTGCCCGCGTCTGTCTCTGGCAGGTCGATAAAAATGTCAATCACTGAATTCGGGAACTCTTCCAGCTCCACAACAGGCAAAAGTGCTTTTTCTATGACCATAGACAGCTCCCTTGATCTCCTGTTTCCACCCGGCCTTACCCTTTCCCCGCTTCCGGAGAATGGCATCATGTTGTAATTCACCCTGAGGATTCCTTTTTCCGGATTCTGCATGAACCTCGGGTAAAGGTCCCTTGGGCCGTACACTGTGGCGTATGCCACTGTGTCGCCTATCTTGAAGTATGCTGAGCCGTCAGCCCTGCTGATCACTCCTGCTTTTGCTTCCATCTTCCTTGTTTCGTCGAATTTTCTTCCGTCGAATCTTTTAGTGTAACTCATATCATTCACCTTGTTATTGGCTATCCTGCTGCGGCGCAGATGGCCTTGCACCTGATGCCTCGAGATATTCCTTTATCCTCTCGGTCAGGCCAGGCACATGAGACTCTGTCTCAATTTTCCTGATTGTGTTGACTGCCAGAAGCTCCTTTTCAGGAGTTCCCTGGATCCACACAACACCGTTCTGGCCGACTACAACCCTGCAGTCTGTATACTGCTTTATCATGCTGACCATGGAGCCTTGCTTTCCGATTATTCTCGGCACTTTATGCGGATTGACTTTGATTATCCTTCCGCCAACAAGCTTCCTGAGGCCCTGCCCTTTCATTGAAACATCAATCAGCTTCTGTGATGTGACATTTACAATTATTGAGACAGTATAGTCTCCAATGTCATAATACCTGGTCAGGTCAGCACCCCTCTGTATGTATTCAGAGGTTGCGTCCTTGAGCGACAGCATCGCCGGATAAGCGCTGTTTGTGTCAATTCTCCAGCCGCTGAACGCCACATCAATCACCCTTCCGATGATCGTGTCCCCTTTCTTTGGCATGTACCTGCCTGTCAGGGGTATGACCTTCAATGCCCTTCCTTCAACAGCCAGCAATCCCAGCCGTGAGGCGATTATCTTGTCCTTGTCCCTATAAGTGCCCACTGCCGGCAGGTAATCTATCCCTGCGGCCAGCTCTTCTCCCGGCACTACTATGGTTTTGTCCTGTACTAACAGTTCACTCATTTTATATCACTCCGTATTTTTCTTTTTTTGATAGCAATTTTCATGGCACGGCTTATTGCCTATTTTGTGCCAATTACCTCTGTTTCCACATTGCCATGCGTCATGGCATTCAGCTTGTCATACAAATCCGGCTCAAGCCCTCCTGGAATCTCCACAACAGCAAGCCATGACCCGTCAGAAAGCCACTGGTCCTTCAGCATCTTCCCAAAGCCCTTGACAACTGAATAGCATTTTGCCCCGTATTGCGAGGGGATCCGGATCTGGATTTGCTTTGTCTCGAATTTTATTGGAAGGATAGGCCTGATTTGGTTAAGGACTTCCTCAACCTGCTCTTCCGCGCCCCGCCTTGTGTCTATCCGCACCTTGGCCTCTTCCATGGCTCTTTCAATCCTGTCAATTGGATGGGGGATGTGGTTTCTCGGGTCCACAGCATTCCTGTGGATAATTCCGATGATCTTCCTCTTTTTCTCGTCCACCAGCTTTGCCCTGTGCTCTGTAGTTTCCTGCACCTCGCCTTTCATGATTATGGTCCTTGCCACTTCCAATGGCTCGCTGGTTCCAAAAACTTCCTGCATTTTGTGCTCGGATGCCCGCAGCCCTTTCCTGGCTTCAGTGAAGACCATTTCATCTTTCAGGACATCATGCATGCTCACACTTTTTCCGCTTCGCAGCTCCAGGGCTAAATCCGGGTCGATAACAACTTCAAAGACATCCTTCCCCACTTTCATTCTTGCCACATTAAGGTGGATTTTTTCCCTGTCGAATGAATATCCGCTTCCGCTCATCTTATCTCCTCATTGCAGCATTCATTTCTTGCCCTTGCTCTTCTGGATAACCTTTGTAATCTCATCCTTTGATAGCCTTGTGAACTTTTTGTCCTTTATGCTGATGAATGCGCAGTCAATCCTTTCTGCGTTGAAATTCTTGTCGAGGAATTTTGCCAGTGAATTCACTGCCAGCTTCATTCCTTCATCTATTGTCAGGTCTGTCTTGTATTCCTTGTGCAGGATTTCCTCAATTACAGTCTCTCCTTCGCCGATGACAGTTGCCTTGTACTGGAAATATATTCCTGTTGGGTCTGTCTCGAACAGCTTTGGAGTGCCGTTGTCAATTCCCGCTATAAGCACGCTCACGCCAAACGGCCTGAGGCCGCCTGATTGGGTGGTTATCTGCTTCAGATTGCAGATATCCTTTACTATTGTCAAAGTGTCGATTGGCGAGTCATACACAACCCTGTGCTGCTGCGCCCTGACCTGTGCCCTTTCAATCAAGACCCTGGCGTCGGACAGTATGCCTGATGCTGTTGAGCCTATATGGTCATCAATCTGGAATATCTTTTCCACTGCTTCCGGCACAACTAATTCATCCACTATCCGTTTGTCAGTTACCAGTATTACTCCGTCACTGCAGGTCATGCCGATTGCAGTTGAGCCCTGCTTGACTGTTTTTTTGGCATATTCAACCTGGAGCAGTCTTCCGTCCGGGCTGAACATTGTGATGGCCCTGTCATAACCCATTATCTGATGTGGCATTGGCTGTTGCATTTTGTTTCCTCCGTTTTTTCGGTGTTATCTGTCCCCCTCAATTCAATGTGATAATGATCTTATTGAACATAATTCCTGTAGGCTTTTCCTAGCATGCCGCTGACGCCTATTGACCTGACAATCACATCCTGCGAATTTATTTTCTTGACCAGGGCAAGGCTCGCCTTCACATCATCCAGGCTTTTATTGCCTGTCCTGATGATGCCTTTTTGCTTCTCCTCGTTCCACTTGTCTGCCAAAAGCCACACTGCAGCTTTGGCTGCTCCTGCTTCGCCCATCAAGGCCAGGCAAGAATCCCAAATAGCGGACTGGACAGCAGAAAACCTGCCAATCGGTTTGTCAGATATAACTTCAAAAGCGATGTAGCGTTTCTTTGCCTTCAAACTTGGCAACATAGGCTTCATCTTTTTCATGTTTGCCTTTTTCACCCTTAACCTTATTGAGAAAAAAGTATGTTATTATCCGTTTCTTTTCTCTCGCACCCTCTAAGAAAAATCAGTGCTTTAAAAAGGTTATGGTTTGAATTGAAACACATCCTATTTCCAAGCATTCCGGCTGGGCATTTGTTTCAGATACAATGGTTTTTTCTCTCCCCTTCGCTAATCGAGGGGTGAGAAAAAATCTGCATCATCAGACAAAAGTTCAAAAAACCATATCAATGGCAAATGCCTTAAGAATTCCCAATTAAAACTCTTTTCTTCATCCCCAATAGCCTTTACAAAGGCTATAATCCAAAGACGTCCTTTCTCCGAAAGGCAAAGACGTCCTTTCTCCGAAAGGACAGCTTTGCTTCGCAAAGCCAGAATGGCAAATGCCTTAAGAATTCCCAATTAAAACTCTTTTCTTCATCCGCATGAAGGTCATGCCGTCCCGAAACTCAACCTGCTTCCTGACCATGACATTATTCTTGATGCTGATTATGTCCAGAACATTATTGTAAATAGAGATGGTCTGCATTTGCACTTGATACACCCCCGATATGCTAAAGGCATTATTAATCCTATTTAAAGATTGGCGACTATCTTGTTAAACTCGCTGGCCTGGCTTCAATGCCCTTCTCATGGAGCAATTCAACAAGCTTCTTCTGCTCAGGGCCATCTTGGTCAGCTATTCTCTGCTTTAGCATGTACTGGAATGCTGGCTTGCCCAATTGGCCAGCGACATCCAGGTAATGGATGGCTTTCTCGACTTCGCCTGGCCTGACGACCATTGTTGTCAGTGCATACATGGCAATTCCAGCAATAACCCCCTGGTCAACCGATGACAAGTGCAATGCAGGAAGCCCTGTGTTATCCAGGCCGCGCCATTTCACATCAATTTCATTGACAGCCTCGCTGGCCTCAGCAGACTTTTCAATCAATGCCGCGCCTATGTTAAATGCATCATCAATTGACAATTGATTGGCAATCAAATAATCCCTTGTCGCTGCATATGATTCTGAGAATAAATTTCCAGGCAATTCCTTGCCGTTTGCAGGAGCCAATGAAATTCCCGCGCCTGGCCTGGCAAAACCCTTTCGCCATTGGCGCTTATTATAGGCGCTGTTCACAATTGTGCTCAAATGGGTCCTGTACCTTGAAGCGTTTTCAGGTGAGCCAATCTCAATGCCATTGCTGGTTATTCTGGCCATGTCTGGCATGGGGCTGATAAAAACAGCGCCAGGATGATAATCACTTTTGCCGCCAACTGCAGCTGATATGTCTTTTTCAGCAATATTACTCATTTTTCACTCCCCCTTATTGTCAATTGTTAATCCGGGAAAATCCATTCCTTTTTAAAGTTTTTCATTTTAACCACAAGTAAGTGATTAAATATTAGTCCATTATTTTCATATACCTTTTATTTATTTTCATATATAATAGAAAATTAAAAACGTTAAGACATTTTTTTCATACAGCGAAGCGAAAGGTTTATAAATACTGGCATTTCAAGAAATGCAATAGGGGGATGAGTTAAAACATGGATGCCTGGCTTCGTGCTAAGGTTTTCTATGTAAAACGGGGATGGAACTATGTACCAAATGAAAGCACTCTACAAAACAGTATGCCCTGAATGCGGCAATAAAAAACTTTCCCATAACAGGGAAAAAGGCGAAATTACATGCCCAGACTGCGGCTTAGTGATTGAAGACAGGATGGTCGACTTCGGCAAGGACTGGAGAGAGTTCGGCGAAGGCGGCGAAGGCGAATCCAACAGGCGCGGAGGCTCTCCTCTGACATACACCAAGGAAGACATGGGCCTTGGGACACAGGTTGGAACCTCAGCAGACTTAAGCAAATTCGACAGAAGGACCAAGCAGAGATTCTACAGGTTCAGGAAATGGCAGAACAGGGTTGGCTCAGGTCTTGAGCATAACCTCAGGGAAGCCCTCTCTGAAATCAGGAGAATCGCAAGCAACCTAAACCTTCCAAAATCAGTGGAAGAGGAAGCCGCAAGGATTTACACCCTGGCTGCCCAAAGGGGCCTTGTCAAGGGAAGAAGCCTTGAGGATGTCGCAGCTGGCTCAGTTTACCTGGCCTGCAAGATCAACGAGCTTCCAAAGACGCTCGACGAGATTTCAGATGTCTCAGGCATTGAGAAGAATGAGGTCATCAAGAACTCAAAATTCGTCTCAAGGGAGCTGAACATCAGGGTCCTGCCAATAAATCCGAACAATTACATCAGCAAGTTTGCATCTGCATTGAAGCTTTCGCCAAAAGTGCAGACAATCGCAAACACCCTGATTGGAAAGGCGCAAAGAAGCGGCCTGACCTCGGGGAAAAGCCCGAAGGGAGTTGCTGCATCCGCGCTGTACACATCATGCCTGATGTGCGGCGAGAAAAGGACGCAGAGCCAGGTAGCAGACGTGACTGGTGTGACCGAAGTCACGATCAGGAACGGCTACAAGGAATTCCTGGACGAGCTCAAGCTGAAGAAGGAGATCGAGAAGGGCAAGAAAATCTTCAAGGTCGCAAAGGAAGGCAGGGAAATGGCTTCTGCTGAAGCGTAAGGTTATTTCTTATTTTTTTATTTTATCCTTTATTCTCTATTGTGATGCATTTGTTTGTTTTCATAAGCTTTATAAAATTGGCCTAAATATTTCTCTCCATGGGGATAGAAAGATTATTTGGCGAGAATGTTGAGATCGTCCATATGCCCGAGCCAACACGTGATTCAATAAAAAAGGTAATAGAAAAAAGAATACGATTTGCTGAAGAACAAACTAAGATCCCCAAAGATCATGCATTGGTTGTTGATGAATCTGCATATGATACAATTTTTGAGATATCCCGCAATTCAATAGGCTTGGCATTATTGCTTTTGCGATTGACATTGGAAAACAGGCCAATTTATCAAGGCAAACCCCCTTACAGGCTCACATCCGACCACGTCAGGAGCATGGGCTTCACTTATGAAAGTTTAGCTCAATACTGGGACAGTCCATTAAGGGATGCAACTATAATCCACATGTAAAATCATCAAGAAAAATGATGGTAAATCTATTTTGTATCTTCTAGCTGATTATTTATCTCTGAGCCTTATTTTATAAACTGGCGGCAGTATTCTTTCAGAATCACATTTTGGGCACTTGCTGGGTTTCTTGAAAATATTCTTGTCCTGCCTTTCCTTGAAAATAAAACTGCATTTCCTGCACTGCGCCGGCAGCATGACAAGCTCCCTCCCGGGCTTTATGCTTTTCGCAATGTGCACCAAATCCTCGACAATGTCCTTTGTCTCGCAGCGGAAATGCGCAGCCAGGTCTATCAGCGTCATTTCACCTTGCGATAGAATTTGTATAATCTCATCCCGCCTGGTCATTTTGCAAATACTTATTCATCTATGATAAGGCCGCATTTCTTGCAGAACAGCTCGCCGTTCCTGTAATCAAGGCTCTTGCTACCGCAATCCGGGCAGACAACAACCTTGTTCTCGTGCAGAATCGACTGCATTGGTACTTCGTTCATTTCAATCCCCAACTGTGTAAATTTGCTTATTTTGGTATTTATAAATATTGCTGTTTTTGAGGAACTATAACCTCCTTATTTTTCTGTTTATCGACGAAGAATTTCGAAATAGGTGACTTGATCCGGGATAGTGCGCTGCCAGCGTAGAGAATACCCGAAAATACCGGAAAAATGTTGGGCATTCATCAGAAATAAATAATAAATCAAAAAAAAAGAAACACCTCGCCAAAGCGAGGCAACGAGTCCATCAATATTATCTAATTGTCGCAAGTATAAAAATTTTGTGACTTTGTGCAAAGGCGGAGAAGTCTAGCCAGGTTTGACACCTCGCTCAAGACGAGGCGGCGAGTCCATCGCCTTGCGGGTTCGAAACTCAAAGAGCGAAAAATTCGCAGTGGATGGAAGCGCTGCAACGGAATTCCCGTCTCCGCCGCACAAAACCCATAAATTTATTAAGCAACTTTTTTGTTCTGACCATGCACAGCCCCGTAGTGTAGCGGCCAATCATCCGACCCTCTGGAGGTTGGGACCCAGGTTCGAATCCTGGCGGGGCTATAAAAACATAACTCGGAGAAACAAGCTATTAGTCGTGTTCTACAAACCAAAACATTTATATATAAATATGTCTATTAGATATATTATTATATCAATATTATATAAAAATGACACAAGCAACACAATCTTTGGTAACAGAACAAATCAAGCATTCTCCTACATTAAGCACTGTCTTAATGGTGGAAGATACATTAAAAAATGGCGGTTTGGTGAAACTGGCAGAATTAAAAAGAAAACTGCCAAGGAAGGTTATGCACCAAACATTGTTGCAAATACTTGATTATCTGCAATTAAGCGGAAAAATATTAATGGGGACAAAAGGGATTCTTTGGGTGTTTGC
This region includes:
- the psmA gene encoding archaeal proteasome endopeptidase complex subunit alpha, which translates into the protein MQQPMPHQIMGYDRAITMFSPDGRLLQVEYAKKTVKQGSTAIGMTCSDGVILVTDKRIVDELVVPEAVEKIFQIDDHIGSTASGILSDARVLIERAQVRAQQHRVVYDSPIDTLTIVKDICNLKQITTQSGGLRPFGVSVLIAGIDNGTPKLFETDPTGIYFQYKATVIGEGETVIEEILHKEYKTDLTIDEGMKLAVNSLAKFLDKNFNAERIDCAFISIKDKKFTRLSKDEITKVIQKSKGKK
- a CDS encoding ribosome assembly factor SBDS; translated protein: MSGSGYSFDREKIHLNVARMKVGKDVFEVVIDPDLALELRSGKSVSMHDVLKDEMVFTEARKGLRASEHKMQEVFGTSEPLEVARTIIMKGEVQETTEHRAKLVDEKKRKIIGIIHRNAVDPRNHIPHPIDRIERAMEEAKVRIDTRRGAEEQVEEVLNQIRPILPIKFETKQIQIRIPSQYGAKCYSVVKGFGKMLKDQWLSDGSWLAVVEIPGGLEPDLYDKLNAMTHGNVETEVIGTK
- a CDS encoding transcriptional regulator produces the protein MTRRDEIIQILSQGEMTLIDLAAHFRCETKDIVEDLVHIAKSIKPGRELVMLPAQCRKCSFIFKERQDKNIFKKPSKCPKCDSERILPPVYKIRLRDK
- a CDS encoding exosome complex protein Rrp42, which produces MSDEKKHILESLNLNLRYDGRKLTDYRAIVVEKNVVKNAEGSARVKIGNTEVIAGVKMSLEKPFPDTPDEGMLMVGAELLPMSNPEFELGPPGIQAIELARVVDRGIRESKSVDLKKLAVAPGEKVWGANIDIVSINDEGNLLDASALAAIAALQEVKFPELDGDKVNYKKLTTKTLPMKITPVSVTVSKIGNHLLVDPSTEEERSVDARLTVALTEKNIVCAMQKGGDMPITDKDVDAMITLAMEKSRELRKFL
- a CDS encoding exosome complex exonuclease Rrp41; its protein translation is MSYTKRFDGRKFDETRKMEAKAGVISRADGSAYFKIGDTVAYATVYGPRDLYPRFMQNPEKGILRVNYNMMPFSGSGERVRPGGNRRSRELSMVIEKALLPVVELEEFPNSVIDIFIDLPETDAGTRCAGICAASIALADAGITMKDMVAAVSVGRVDDKIVVDLNYDEEAYEDGPVADVPVAMMPRTEQITLLQMDGEITKEELMQGIQYAKKVCKDINAVQRQALKEKYQNGGSDE
- a CDS encoding ribonuclease P protein component 2 (Part of ribonuclease P, a protein complex which generates mature tRNA molecules by cleaving their 5'ends; Archaeal RNase P has multiple protein subunits homologous to eukaryotic nuclear RNase P proteins); the protein is MKAKKRYIAFEVISDKPIGRFSAVQSAIWDSCLALMGEAGAAKAAVWLLADKWNEEKQKGIIRTGNKSLDDVKASLALVKKINSQDVIVRSIGVSGMLGKAYRNYVQ
- a CDS encoding RNA-binding protein, with amino-acid sequence MSELLVQDKTIVVPGEELAAGIDYLPAVGTYRDKDKIIASRLGLLAVEGRALKVIPLTGRYMPKKGDTIIGRVIDVAFSGWRIDTNSAYPAMLSLKDATSEYIQRGADLTRYYDIGDYTVSIIVNVTSQKLIDVSMKGQGLRKLVGGRIIKVNPHKVPRIIGKQGSMVSMIKQYTDCRVVVGQNGVVWIQGTPEKELLAVNTIRKIETESHVPGLTERIKEYLEASGARPSAPQQDSQ